The following nucleotide sequence is from Euleptes europaea isolate rEulEur1 chromosome 3, rEulEur1.hap1, whole genome shotgun sequence.
CACTAGTAGTGGGCAAGACAAATCCAGCTTCAAGTCTCAAGGAATTCAAACTAATATTAGAGGCTGCGGGGTGCCCGTTTCCAAACTGGGGTCCCCTGCCAAACACAAGATAAGTGGTTTCAGAACGCTTTGTTTTTCTGCATAGCAGAATTTCACAAAGTAGACAAGGGAGAAATAAAAAAACATTACATACACTAGCCTGAGATCCCCACTAGCCTTGGATCAGGAATAAACAAGCAAAGCAACAAGTCCAATTTGTTTTCCCGGTCACCACTTTGGAGGCTCTTTCCACCGACGACGGGTTGCTCGTTTATCCGCTGATTGCTGCAGTATTATTGGCGAATTTGTATCAGTTAAACTTGCAGTCTGCACACGTTCCAGAAACTGACCTCATATTGAGTACATTTTATACCCAGGTGCGAATTCTCTTCCTCCATAGCAAAGGGGTGAGATGACCTTGCTGAGGCAGCCTCTCCCAGGCAGCCCCAGAGGAGAGAGATCCGAGTCTTATCAGCAGCTCCTCTTCTAGGAGTCTTGGGCTTCTGCTGATTCTTGAGTGGTCCTCCTCAAGTTGCCCTTCACTTTGACAAATTCAGGCGCGTTCTCTTGCTCTTCCTGCATCTTCTGTTTTTCAAGTTCAAGCTTCAAACAaaatttagggttttttttaaaaaaggaagagacAGGGAAAAATTGTTTAACAAAATTCataacctgcctttctgccctcataagagccaacaaggtggctaacaaattaaagtatacacaataaaatcccatcttaaaaaccattaaaaccaacaaaaaacccacatcattaaaacataaaaccagggctaaaatacatacaaaacataaaaacaaccatTAAAACACTGGGCAAGGAGGGTTACCACTGAGGAAATGCTAAATGATacgaaaaaagtcttcacccactggtggaagacggcaacagaaagggacagatgagtctcccaggagagagttccagagttttggtgccaggaccgagaaggccctcttccGAGATGCCACCCACCTACCTAAACTCAGAAGGCAGGggaacctgaagcagggcctccgaagatgaccataatggtcAGGTAAAACAACATCAAACCCATCAAGGAAGTCACAGCAGTGCTTTTCAAGACATCTTAATTAACAGCAGTGAATGCAAACCAATTCAGTGCTCAACAGAGTGAGAGATAACATCCAATAACCTTGAAAAGTAGGTAACATTATTATCCAAATAATGCGGGCTTTGTCTTAAAGTGACCAAATGAGTTTGTGGCagagtgagatttgaaccaggggcctCTTGGACCACAGTTCCAGTGCCCAGATACTGAGGGCCCTCTTTCATGAACTTGACCCTATAATTTTTAGAGCCCCGTACAAACAGTTGCTTTCTGCACACATGCACTGTGAAAATAACCACTGGATAACTCGTCTGTAGCAACCTTTCTATGTCATTTTGTTGTCAGTGGTACATATCATGTTCTCTGTAAGATTTTCCTTGCCTCATTCCCCCATTACCTGTTCCAATTTCTGCTGCCGTTTAAGTAGCTCTATTTCCAAATCTGATTTCTTCTTTCGTGACTCCTCTTCCTTCTGCTGTTTGATAACTTGGTCTCGTTTCCGTCTTTCCATTACCTTTTGCAGCTCTGGTTTATTCTGAGGAGCCAGACCCCTTGCAAGAggggaaacaaagcaaaaaaagtgTTTGCATTATTTGCAGTTATTTCTACCCACAAATACTCACTGAGTTAATTGTATCTACATAATATTATCCTGTGACTATTCTGAGAAAAAAAGGCACTGTCTCTGTTGTTAAGCTAAACTTGTCTCAGTAGGCAGCATCTTTCTTTGATAGGGAAGGAGGAATGCcttttccaagatggcagccaccAGCGGAGGTTTTTACAAGTAGCTgcattaatgatattttttaaaacttctacttgattaatgtgtgtgtgtttggaccTTTCCCCCCGCAATCAAGCAAAAGGTTTTCAGAAGATTCAGGCCTACAGGTCTAGTTAGCATTTCAGTACTTCATCtgaaggccaaactacacattatggtGTCCACGGGTCAGACCATCGACACCATTGCCATTTTTGAGAGGAATTTGGGTAATTTACAATGCTGCGAGCCCTGGatcctgatgggggggggagaagaggaggaagaagaagagggagagggagagggagagagagaagaattggtttttatatgccgactttctctaccacttaagggagaatcaaaccggcttacaatcaccttcccttccccacaacagacaacctgtgagggaggtgaggctaagagagctgtgaccagcccaaggtcactcagctgaccttatgtgtaggagtggggaagcaaatccagttcaccagattagcctctac
It contains:
- the FAM107B gene encoding protein FAM107B yields the protein MAEPDYIDEDNPELIRPQKLINPVKSSRNHQDLHRELRMNQKRGLAPQNKPELQKVMERRKRDQVIKQQKEEESRKKKSDLEIELLKRQQKLEQLELEKQKMQEEQENAPEFVKVKGNLRRTTQESAEAQDS